The Lactobacillus sp. ESL0680 DNA segment AGGGCAAACATAATTAACGGAATAGTAGTTAGCCACCCGCTCATACTTGACGCCAGGCCAATTTCGCTGTGCAGCCAAGGCAAGATTGGTGGGATCATTGTGATAGGCAGTCGTAGATTAGCCGCAATAAGCAAAATCCCTGTACCAATTAAAAAATTTTTCTTTTTCACATTAACACGTTCTTTCAATTTCTTTATTTGTTAAAAGTACCAAATAATAACTTTAATGGAAAAATAATTATTTGGCAAATCGCCTGTTTTAACTAAAAAAGTGAAATTAAATTAATTGGCATTAACTACTAATAAGTTTTAAAATTACAGTTAAACTCATAAAGAGATATTGAACTATCGACTATCGAGGAAAATAAATGAAGAAAAACAAATTTGTACTCGCTTTAATTAGTATTACTTTATTGATGATTTGTATGGTGGAAGTACAGACAAGTACAGAACCTGTAATAGCAGCAACTCAAGGCTATGTTAAAGTCAAGGCAAAGAAAAAAGTCCGGCTTTATTGGGCATCAGGTAAGCATTCTAATTATTATGCTTTGCCTAAGCATCGTTATTCGTATAGTGCCAAAAGTCGAATAGGTAAAAAGCGACGGTCTGCTTATAAAATTGGTAATAATGCGCACTGGATTTTAGCTAAAGATGTGAATACAGTCAAGAAAGCTAAAGCAGCTACATACACTAAGGCGAAAATGGTTCTGCCACGTGGATATAATAGAACGGAACTGCTTAAGGCATATGAAGGTAAGCCCAGCAGCAGTTTTATTGCTGCCTGCATGCAGGGGATGAAGGATAATACTTTTAGCCGCAATAATCTTGCTGAAAGTAAGGCAGATAATGAGACACAGGTTGACCTAGCTAATATTACGCCGGACCAATTAATGACTTTATCAGACTTCTCACTTAGGTTAATTAATCAAGCACGTGATAACTTGGGCTTAAAGCCTTGGGTTGATAGTGTGGGGACGCAAAAGTTGGCTCAGGCGATTTCTACCGAATATGAACAAAATGGTAAGACAATTAAGGATGGGCATTATGTGCCGGGAATTGTTAAAGCTTGCCAAGCCAATGGCCTAAATTTGGATGATAATTATGTTGAAGATATGGCCGGTTTTTATAACCAGAAGCAAACACTGTCAATGACTGAACTGAAGAAGAGTATTTACTTTGGCATTAAGCAGATGATGTTTGGTTATGTCGGCAGTGGTGAGAGTGATCGCGGTAAGCGTAGTTACTACCAAGAATGGGAACATGCTGGCGATTTGTTTAATACGCAGGGGTCGCTCCATGATGGCGATTATAATTATTTCGGTTTTAGTGTATCGCGAACAGATGATATTTGTTCGTTACACTTTATCAGTGTGCCGACCTATGTTGTTAAAGATAAGAAGTATAATTTAAGTTTTAAGCCATAATTTCAGATTCAAAAAAGGCAGCTTACTATGATTGTAAGCTGCTTTTTTTATTGCTTATAATGTTTAAAACACAAATTTGGCAAAAGCTTTGCTGATACCATCATCGTTATTTGAACTGGTAACATAATCAGCTTGTTCTTTCGCTTGCTCGCTGCCGTTGCCCATGCAGACACTGGTACCGGCAAAATTAAACATGGAAATATCATTGCGTTCATCGCCCAGTGCCATGACCTCGCTAGCTTCAATTTTTAATGCTGCACAAAGTTCTTTTAGACCGTTGCCCTTGTTAACCTTGGGATTAAGCAGCTCGATAAAGTGTGGATCAGAACGAATAACATAGAGATCCTTATTGAACTCTGCTGTGATACTTTCTTGATAGCGGTCGAGTAGTTCAGGATCACCAACAAAGCAGCCTTTGGCAACGGAAAAATCGTCTGGCATTTCATCTGGTGTACGAACGTATAGTGGAGCCGTATTTTCATACGCTTGAAGATAAACCACAAAGTCGATGTTGTGATCGGCAGTAATAATATGTGAATCCTCATCAACAACGTTGAATGGTAATTTATGAGCTAACGCAAATGCGGTCATTTTGCGATAAAGTTCGTTATTAACCATATCCTTGGTAATAATTTTACCATCAGCGTTGCGGGTAATTGCTCCGTTTAAGGTAACGGCATATTGCTCAGGACCATTAACACCTAATTCTGTCATGTAGGGCTGAAGGCCAGCAATTGGCCGCCCAGAGCAAAGGACAATTTTGATATTTTGCTTGAGAGCTTTAGTAATTACCTCTTTAGTGCTGGCTAAAATCTGCCCATCTGAATTTAACAAAGTACCGTCAGTGTCGATTGCAATTAGTTTAATTGCCATAATATTTCCTCCTAGCTATTGCGATAATTACTATCATTATACTAAAATTAAATTATTAATCATAGTGGAGGAAAAGAATGCCAATTTATATTCGCTTAGCGCAAAACGCTGATCTATCAGCAATTATGCCAATTATTAATCAAGCAAAAAAGTTGTTGAAACAGGATGGCAGCCCGCAATGGCAAGACGGTCATCCCAATGAGCAAATGTTTCAAGATGATATTATTCAACAGCGCGCATACGTCTTAATTGTTGACCAAGAAGTTGCCGGCGTTGCGGTCTTGCAAACTACCCCTGATCCTAATTATGTTGATATTGCAGGTGCTTGGCAAAATACAACAACTGCATATGCGACAATTCATCGAATTGCAATTTCTGATAAATATCGGGGGCAACATTTGGGCGCAATTTTTATTTCCAATTTATTGTCGCGAGGACTGTTTTTGGGATTTCATAATTTTCGCATTGATACACACGCGATGAATAAGAGAATGCAGAGCTTAATTAAGAAGTCAGGCTTCCACTATCGCGGTGTAATTCATGTTGATCCAACACCAGATGGTGCCAGATACGCGTACGAGTTAAACTTATAGCAAGAAAATAAAATTTATACTTGACTTAAGTGTCATATTTCTCTATACTTATTAATGTTGAGTGACAAGTAAAAGCTCAAGTGTTTGGGTTATAGCCAAGCGGTAAGGCACTAGTTTTTGGTACTAGTATGCGCTGGTTCGAATCCAGCTAACCCAATAGATGTAATTAGTCTTAATGTCAACTAGCTTCAAGCGTTGGTGTTAAGGCTTTTTTTGTTGTTAGGAATTAGATAAAATTAGCTGTAATTTTAAGAATCGGTGCAAAATTCGGTGCAAAATTTTAGGCAAAGGTAGATTAATCAAAATATTCTAAAATTGGTCTAAACGTAAAAAAGTGACCCGAAAAATTCTATAATAATTGTGTTCAGTAATTTAAATCTATTAGCTTAGATACCTCAAGAAAGCCTTAATAGCGGGCTTTCTTTTTGTTTGCCATTTATTTAAGTTAACCAGTTTTTAGTAAAAAAGTGCGGTGCAAAATTTTAAGAATCGGTGCAAAGTTTTCAGTATTGATTGTGTAATAGATTGGGATAATCAGATTTAATTAATATGTAGGTACAAAATTTGGTGCATCCCTTTAGGGCGTTAAATTGTTTACAGGGGGGTCGGTGATTTACCGACCTCCTTTAGTTTAACAATACCGTAATGATTTATGACGGCATCAAAAAATCCTCTGCGTTAACAGAGGATCATTTTAATGACTGCCTAAAATGACTGGTTTTAGGACTTATGAGGCTTAAAGCCTTGCTACATTTTATGGTTTCATTTTACGTGGAATTATTAGTATTGTCAATGTATAAAATTCTGGTAAAATGACAAATGGAATTACCTGAAATCCGACTAATTTCAATAATGATAATTCTAGGAGGCGAGAAGCCTTGCGAAATTTTATAATTGGCGTTGTGTCTGGTATACTCGTCAATGTTATTTCTGAACTAATTTTAGATTATCTCAAAAATCATAGTAAGAAATAATCTTTAAAGGGGAGCGTGTGGGTAATACCACTGTTCTCTTTTATTATAGCAGGTTTAATCGTCTGAGATACTAATCCTTGTTTTGAATTAGCAAAGTAATTTACATAAATGAGTTTAACAATGGTATTAAAAAATCCTCTGCATTAGCAGAGGATCATTTTAATGACTGCCTAAAGTAACCAGCTTTAGGACTTTTTGGAGTTTCAACCCCAGTGCATCATTCACTCTATCATTCTACAATATTTTAAGTCATTGTCAACGGATAAAATTCTGGTAAAATGACAAATGGAATTATCTGAGATTTAACCACTCTTAATTATGGTAATTCTAGGAGGCGAAACTCTAGTGCATTCATTCTTGATTGGCTTGGTATCTGGGATATTAGCCAATGTTATTGCTGACATGATTGTCGATTATATAAGACGTCATCATAAGCTATAACTGTTTAAAAGGGAGCGTGTGGATAATACCACTGCTCTCTTTTTATTATAACAGAATTATTACTTAAAATTGCTTTCTTTAAGATACTTGCCGCTATCAA contains these protein-coding regions:
- a CDS encoding SEC10/PgrA surface exclusion domain-containing protein — protein: MKKNKFVLALISITLLMICMVEVQTSTEPVIAATQGYVKVKAKKKVRLYWASGKHSNYYALPKHRYSYSAKSRIGKKRRSAYKIGNNAHWILAKDVNTVKKAKAATYTKAKMVLPRGYNRTELLKAYEGKPSSSFIAACMQGMKDNTFSRNNLAESKADNETQVDLANITPDQLMTLSDFSLRLINQARDNLGLKPWVDSVGTQKLAQAISTEYEQNGKTIKDGHYVPGIVKACQANGLNLDDNYVEDMAGFYNQKQTLSMTELKKSIYFGIKQMMFGYVGSGESDRGKRSYYQEWEHAGDLFNTQGSLHDGDYNYFGFSVSRTDDICSLHFISVPTYVVKDKKYNLSFKP
- a CDS encoding Cof-type HAD-IIB family hydrolase; this translates as MAIKLIAIDTDGTLLNSDGQILASTKEVITKALKQNIKIVLCSGRPIAGLQPYMTELGVNGPEQYAVTLNGAITRNADGKIITKDMVNNELYRKMTAFALAHKLPFNVVDEDSHIITADHNIDFVVYLQAYENTAPLYVRTPDEMPDDFSVAKGCFVGDPELLDRYQESITAEFNKDLYVIRSDPHFIELLNPKVNKGNGLKELCAALKIEASEVMALGDERNDISMFNFAGTSVCMGNGSEQAKEQADYVTSSNNDDGISKAFAKFVF
- a CDS encoding GNAT family N-acetyltransferase, with the protein product MPIYIRLAQNADLSAIMPIINQAKKLLKQDGSPQWQDGHPNEQMFQDDIIQQRAYVLIVDQEVAGVAVLQTTPDPNYVDIAGAWQNTTTAYATIHRIAISDKYRGQHLGAIFISNLLSRGLFLGFHNFRIDTHAMNKRMQSLIKKSGFHYRGVIHVDPTPDGARYAYELNL